From Microbacterium sp. YJN-G, a single genomic window includes:
- a CDS encoding substrate-binding domain-containing protein → MVKPTRFRRYGATAVAFVALGVLTLAGCSAPADGDQNAGNGTSPAAGSCGAVPQVGANDPDGLLDDFSAEIKDGYNGYPFELQKSAWADWKSEKTGGFTAAIVGQAPAAPFIAVYQETLAKALEDAGVDVILNVAPNDPTDVPGQLQQFGQAISLKPDIIFFNPGAPEPAIDLVDEAHDAGIPVVSVVVPIDSPNAISVTYNAVLQSMTTASGVFESIGGSGSVLEVTGVPGIPVQAFWDAGRDYALAECPDIDVVGSVQGLFQPPLAQQAVVQYLASNPAGVDAVIQAGTMGWAIRDAFAQAGQPVPPIQDVGASQGMAAYAAANPDYPYFGTATPPIAMAKMAAQVGVKVLAGAGPKLNHVVWAPYVVNDDNLADVVDGSWAEGDGTDLAPDGVYFTDEQTAEFFTNPANGPQSAN, encoded by the coding sequence ATGGTGAAGCCCACTCGCTTCCGCCGCTACGGGGCCACAGCTGTGGCCTTCGTCGCTCTCGGAGTGCTGACCCTCGCAGGATGCTCGGCCCCGGCCGACGGTGACCAGAACGCCGGGAACGGCACGAGTCCTGCCGCCGGCAGCTGCGGTGCTGTGCCGCAGGTCGGTGCAAACGACCCCGACGGCCTGCTCGACGACTTCTCCGCCGAGATCAAGGACGGGTACAACGGTTACCCGTTCGAACTCCAGAAGTCGGCGTGGGCCGACTGGAAGTCCGAGAAGACCGGCGGCTTCACGGCCGCTATCGTGGGGCAGGCTCCTGCAGCCCCGTTCATCGCCGTGTACCAGGAGACCCTCGCGAAGGCACTGGAGGACGCCGGCGTCGACGTGATCCTGAACGTCGCGCCCAATGACCCGACCGACGTGCCCGGGCAGCTCCAGCAGTTCGGCCAGGCGATCTCACTCAAGCCAGACATCATCTTCTTCAATCCGGGCGCGCCGGAGCCCGCGATCGATCTCGTCGACGAGGCCCACGACGCCGGCATCCCGGTCGTCTCGGTTGTCGTGCCGATCGACAGCCCCAACGCGATCTCGGTGACATATAACGCCGTGCTGCAGTCGATGACCACGGCATCGGGCGTGTTCGAGTCGATCGGCGGCTCTGGATCAGTACTCGAGGTGACCGGAGTGCCCGGCATCCCGGTCCAGGCCTTCTGGGACGCCGGTAGGGACTACGCGCTCGCCGAATGCCCGGACATCGACGTCGTCGGCTCGGTGCAGGGGCTCTTCCAGCCGCCGCTCGCGCAACAGGCGGTCGTGCAGTACCTCGCCTCGAACCCGGCGGGGGTGGATGCCGTCATCCAGGCGGGCACCATGGGCTGGGCGATCCGCGATGCGTTCGCCCAGGCCGGGCAGCCGGTACCGCCGATCCAGGACGTCGGTGCGTCGCAGGGCATGGCCGCGTATGCCGCTGCCAACCCCGATTACCCGTACTTCGGCACGGCGACCCCGCCCATCGCGATGGCGAAGATGGCCGCGCAGGTCGGTGTGAAGGTGCTCGCGGGGGCGGGGCCCAAGCTCAACCACGTCGTGTGGGCGCCGTACGTCGTGAATGACGACAACCTTGCGGACGTCGTCGATGGCTCGTGGGCCGAGGGTGACGGCACGGACCTCGCTCCGGACGGGGTGTACTTCACCGACGAGCAGACCGCCGAATTCTTCACGAACCCGGCGAACGGGCCGCAGAGCGCGAACTGA
- a CDS encoding AraC family transcriptional regulator: MSMMLDTRAVSPTERTDYWAAGIAEHYFPMRVESFGSATFDARLAGGAIGPLFVRSISGPPHRVARTRGMIASADPENILLYLLRRGCCIVEQDGRSCELRAGDLAVQDTSRPSSFEAPVDFDVMVVSFPRWMLGGRADAIAARAAERVHGGRDPVLRLAASLFSGAGILAEGPGLNDGDGDVVADMLLPAMLNLFRRSDDAASASDALAARMRRYALEHLRDADLGPARIAGAHHVSTRLVHKQFATAGGVSAWIRQQRLEAAAEELRSTDHPVSEVASRWGYRDPASFARAFRRAWGQSPGQVRAAG, encoded by the coding sequence ATGTCGATGATGCTCGACACCAGAGCGGTGTCGCCGACGGAGCGGACCGATTACTGGGCGGCCGGCATCGCGGAGCACTATTTCCCGATGCGCGTCGAGTCATTCGGCTCGGCGACTTTCGATGCCCGACTGGCGGGTGGGGCAATCGGGCCCCTTTTCGTGCGTTCGATCAGCGGCCCGCCGCATCGTGTCGCGCGTACGCGCGGCATGATCGCTTCGGCCGACCCCGAGAACATCCTGCTCTACCTGCTGCGCCGCGGATGCTGCATCGTCGAGCAGGATGGACGGTCGTGCGAATTGCGTGCCGGTGATCTCGCGGTGCAGGACACCTCGCGACCATCGTCGTTCGAGGCGCCGGTGGACTTCGACGTGATGGTCGTGAGCTTCCCCCGCTGGATGCTGGGCGGCCGCGCCGACGCCATCGCCGCGCGTGCCGCGGAGCGTGTGCACGGCGGTCGCGATCCTGTGCTCAGGCTCGCGGCTTCGCTGTTCTCTGGCGCAGGCATATTGGCCGAGGGTCCGGGGCTGAACGACGGCGACGGCGACGTCGTCGCCGACATGCTGCTCCCGGCGATGCTGAACTTGTTTCGGCGTAGTGACGACGCGGCCTCAGCATCCGATGCTCTTGCGGCCCGGATGCGGCGTTACGCACTCGAGCACCTGAGGGACGCCGATCTCGGTCCGGCGCGCATCGCCGGCGCGCACCATGTGTCGACCCGACTCGTGCACAAGCAGTTCGCAACCGCCGGCGGCGTGTCTGCGTGGATCCGGCAGCAGCGGTTGGAAGCGGCTGCGGAGGAACTGCGCAGCACCGACCACCCGGTCTCCGAGGTCGCATCGCGATGGGGTTACCGCGATCCGGCGAGCTTCGCACGCGCCTTCCGTCGAGCATGGGGGCAGTCGCCCGGCCAGGTGCGCGCAGCCGGTTGA
- a CDS encoding FAD-binding oxidoreductase, with product MTRTELDQAIAAFATAIGDEKVSTEEAVLQDFQDPFQVPGTATSLPSAVVSPRSTEDVQAVVRIANRYRVPLWPIARGKNNGYGGAAPWVPGAVMVSFKEMTKVDIDPELGYAMVEPGVSWFDLHDAIEAGGHDLAASIVDIGWGGVVSNTLEHGLTYMPNSIDQAAHCGFEVVLPNGELYRTGSGGMDDNPTWPLYKRGLGPTTTELFMQSNFGIVTKMGYWLMPKPEVYMPLWLQLWDDAQMPAVVDALRSLMLDGTIDMRPQLSNTLCMASMLSARSDWYDGDGPIPEEVIDRIAKDLGLGRWMMRFALYGDEAVVDHNFAKLKKRFESIPSVSVFGEKHGADAWETLPNPHERVQIGVPSLDLYKMAGWSGGDEGGHVDFSPVIPLTAAHARKAQELFRSLCHEAGLDYLGGMLPINARSTTFINVIPFDTKNPDQVRRAYEHAKHMVEVAGKMGYGEYRAHPYFADVAMDQFGFNDHAQLRLNETLKDTLDPNGIIAPGKSGIWGSRLRAEGYPQR from the coding sequence GTGACCCGCACAGAACTGGATCAAGCCATCGCCGCGTTCGCGACCGCGATCGGCGACGAGAAGGTGAGCACCGAGGAGGCGGTGCTGCAGGACTTCCAAGACCCTTTCCAGGTGCCCGGCACCGCGACGTCCCTCCCCTCGGCGGTCGTCAGCCCGCGAAGCACCGAAGATGTTCAGGCCGTCGTCCGCATCGCGAACCGGTATCGCGTTCCGCTCTGGCCGATCGCCCGCGGCAAGAACAACGGCTACGGCGGCGCTGCCCCCTGGGTGCCGGGGGCGGTCATGGTGTCGTTCAAGGAGATGACGAAGGTCGATATCGACCCCGAGCTCGGCTATGCGATGGTCGAACCCGGCGTCAGCTGGTTCGACCTGCACGACGCGATCGAGGCAGGAGGGCACGACCTCGCGGCATCCATCGTCGACATCGGCTGGGGTGGCGTCGTCTCGAACACACTCGAGCACGGCCTGACGTACATGCCGAACTCGATCGATCAGGCTGCGCACTGCGGCTTCGAGGTCGTACTGCCGAACGGCGAGCTGTATCGCACGGGTTCCGGCGGTATGGACGACAATCCGACCTGGCCGCTGTACAAGCGCGGCCTCGGTCCGACCACCACCGAGTTGTTCATGCAGTCCAACTTCGGCATCGTCACGAAGATGGGCTACTGGCTGATGCCGAAGCCCGAGGTCTACATGCCACTATGGCTGCAGCTATGGGATGACGCTCAGATGCCGGCGGTGGTCGACGCCCTGCGCTCCCTGATGCTCGACGGCACGATCGACATGCGCCCACAGCTGTCGAACACCCTGTGCATGGCGTCGATGCTCAGCGCACGCTCGGACTGGTACGACGGCGACGGGCCGATTCCCGAGGAGGTCATCGATCGCATCGCGAAGGACCTCGGTCTCGGCCGATGGATGATGCGATTCGCCCTGTACGGCGATGAGGCGGTCGTGGATCACAACTTCGCGAAGCTCAAGAAGCGGTTCGAGTCGATCCCCTCGGTCTCGGTGTTCGGAGAGAAGCACGGCGCGGATGCGTGGGAGACGCTGCCGAACCCGCACGAACGAGTGCAGATCGGCGTGCCCAGCCTGGATCTGTACAAGATGGCCGGCTGGTCAGGAGGCGATGAGGGAGGTCACGTCGACTTCTCGCCCGTGATTCCGCTGACGGCCGCGCACGCGCGCAAGGCGCAGGAGCTGTTCCGGTCGCTGTGTCACGAGGCGGGCCTGGACTACCTCGGCGGGATGCTGCCGATCAACGCGCGATCGACGACCTTCATCAACGTCATCCCGTTCGACACCAAGAACCCCGACCAGGTACGCCGCGCGTACGAGCACGCCAAGCACATGGTCGAGGTGGCCGGCAAGATGGGCTACGGCGAGTACCGTGCGCACCCGTACTTCGCCGACGTCGCGATGGATCAGTTCGGGTTCAACGACCACGCGCAGCTGCGCCTGAACGAGACGCTGAAGGACACCCTCGACCCCAACGGCATCATCGCCCCCGGCAAGTCGGGCATCTGGGGTTCCCGGCTGCGTGCGGAGGGCTACCCGCAGCGCTGA
- a CDS encoding SDR family NAD(P)-dependent oxidoreductase, whose product MTEGRLAGKVVLLTGVGSGMGRVTAQLFAREGATVVGCTLDAADATETARLVKEQGGEIDVAAFDLADRAEVQRWIDAAAQRYGRIDVLYNNASAPRFAPFATQSPEDYAFTIRNELDIVWHATQIAWPHLARTGGAVVNIGSGAAHQGVRSLPQAAHAAAKGAVVAMTRQLAAEGIAVGIRINSVSPGVIGTPPIQAMYRELGADAPVASIVSRTIDGRPGEPIAVAYAGLYLASDESAWVTGIDISVDGGASATM is encoded by the coding sequence ATGACCGAAGGTCGCCTGGCAGGCAAGGTGGTGCTGTTGACCGGCGTCGGCAGTGGGATGGGACGCGTGACCGCGCAGCTCTTCGCGCGCGAGGGGGCGACGGTCGTCGGCTGCACGCTCGATGCCGCGGATGCCACGGAGACGGCGCGACTGGTAAAGGAGCAGGGCGGCGAGATCGACGTTGCGGCTTTCGACCTGGCCGATCGCGCAGAAGTCCAGCGCTGGATCGACGCGGCGGCACAGCGATACGGCCGCATCGATGTGCTCTACAACAACGCCAGCGCCCCGCGTTTCGCACCCTTCGCCACCCAGTCTCCCGAAGACTATGCGTTCACCATCCGCAACGAGCTCGACATCGTGTGGCACGCCACGCAGATCGCCTGGCCGCACCTGGCCCGCACTGGCGGGGCCGTCGTCAACATCGGCTCCGGGGCGGCTCATCAGGGAGTGCGATCGCTGCCTCAGGCCGCGCACGCGGCGGCAAAGGGTGCGGTGGTCGCCATGACTCGTCAGCTGGCCGCGGAGGGGATAGCCGTCGGCATCCGCATCAACTCGGTGAGCCCTGGCGTCATCGGAACTCCCCCGATACAGGCGATGTACCGCGAGCTCGGTGCGGATGCTCCGGTGGCGTCGATCGTTTCACGTACGATCGACGGCCGACCGGGCGAGCCGATCGCCGTCGCGTATGCCGGGCTGTACCTGGCCTCCGACGAGTCCGCCTGGGTGACCGGGATCGACATCTCCGTGGACGGTGGGGCGAGCGCGACCATGTGA
- a CDS encoding fumarylacetoacetate hydrolase family protein, translated as MKLGRIVVDGPDGREIRVVAAQPEAGRVIDLRKAHALRLQRCGATVDAARRLAGAAFSDLTEGISLGDFFLDAAHHALDAADDASLAIDEVTWTAALKPPVIRDSLTFNGHIKNFFGNVMKTLPARAVYERPGYFKGTTSTIFGHDETIPFPSFTEQLDYELEIGYVIGRSGRNVSPEDAWQHVFGITIFNDWSLRDVQKLESPIGMGAQHSKDFAYGIGPWITTLDEIPSIIGLTGQVRVNGEVWSDTRVEDFIWTPEETVAYASQLNGIQPGDLIGSGTMAFGAGVELGRFLQPGDVLELELEGVGTLRNRIAAEKESPSWWPTPRPYPFEEA; from the coding sequence ATGAAACTCGGACGCATCGTCGTCGACGGCCCGGACGGCCGTGAGATCCGTGTCGTCGCCGCACAGCCCGAAGCCGGACGCGTCATCGATCTGCGCAAGGCGCACGCGCTGCGCCTGCAGCGCTGCGGCGCAACCGTCGATGCCGCGCGGCGCCTCGCGGGTGCCGCGTTCAGCGACCTGACCGAGGGCATCTCGCTCGGCGACTTCTTCCTCGACGCCGCGCACCACGCCCTCGACGCCGCCGACGACGCCTCCCTCGCGATAGACGAGGTCACCTGGACGGCCGCGCTGAAGCCCCCGGTGATCCGCGACTCGCTGACGTTCAACGGGCACATCAAGAACTTCTTCGGCAACGTGATGAAGACGCTGCCTGCCCGTGCGGTCTACGAACGGCCCGGGTATTTCAAGGGCACGACGTCGACGATCTTCGGCCACGACGAGACCATCCCGTTCCCCAGCTTCACGGAGCAGCTCGACTACGAGTTGGAGATCGGATACGTCATCGGCAGGTCGGGCCGAAACGTGTCGCCCGAGGACGCCTGGCAGCACGTCTTCGGCATCACGATCTTCAACGACTGGAGCCTGCGCGACGTGCAGAAGCTGGAGTCTCCGATCGGCATGGGCGCGCAGCACTCGAAGGACTTCGCATACGGCATCGGGCCGTGGATCACGACGCTGGACGAGATCCCCTCGATCATCGGACTCACAGGTCAGGTGCGCGTGAACGGCGAGGTGTGGTCGGACACGCGAGTGGAGGACTTCATCTGGACGCCGGAAGAGACCGTCGCCTACGCCTCGCAGCTCAACGGCATCCAGCCGGGCGACCTGATCGGCTCGGGGACCATGGCGTTCGGGGCGGGGGTCGAGCTCGGTCGGTTCCTGCAGCCGGGCGACGTGCTCGAGCTCGAGCTCGAGGGTGTCGGCACTCTGCGCAACCGCATCGCGGCCGAGAAGGAGTCCCCCTCCTGGTGGCCCACCCCCCGGCCCTACCCGTTCGAGGAGGCCTGA
- a CDS encoding cupin domain-containing protein has product MARKPVRRVVTGHDDQGRAVILFDDADAPNSFSSDSIPGFGATVAWFTPAGAVDHVTDVDPAPAGAQIDFPAVGETVVRIADFPPDAVYPTNAGDAVFDEIGAHEEREAGEEHSAGKHFWFHRTESIDYAVVLEGEITLLVDEGEVTMRAGDVAVQRATAHAWSNRTDRTARMLFVLVGTDPIAPSEIALARTEAKAVEPA; this is encoded by the coding sequence ATGGCGCGCAAGCCCGTCCGCCGTGTCGTCACCGGCCACGATGATCAGGGACGTGCTGTAATTCTGTTCGACGATGCCGATGCGCCGAACAGTTTCAGCTCCGACAGCATTCCGGGATTCGGGGCGACCGTCGCCTGGTTCACCCCGGCGGGTGCTGTCGATCACGTGACGGACGTCGACCCGGCGCCTGCCGGCGCCCAGATCGACTTTCCGGCGGTGGGGGAGACGGTCGTGCGCATCGCGGACTTCCCGCCGGATGCGGTGTACCCGACGAACGCCGGCGACGCCGTGTTCGACGAGATCGGCGCGCACGAGGAGCGCGAGGCCGGTGAGGAGCACAGCGCCGGCAAGCACTTCTGGTTCCACCGGACGGAGTCGATCGACTACGCCGTCGTGCTCGAAGGCGAGATCACATTGCTCGTCGACGAGGGCGAGGTCACCATGCGTGCCGGAGATGTCGCCGTGCAGCGTGCGACTGCGCACGCCTGGTCGAACCGCACCGACCGTACGGCACGGATGCTGTTCGTACTGGTCGGCACCGACCCGATCGCTCCGAGCGAGATCGCTTTGGCGCGCACTGAGGCGAAAGCGGTGGAACCGGCGTGA
- a CDS encoding acetoacetate--CoA ligase → MIVDPSAAEGEIIWRPDPSETERSGTERFAAFLRGRGIAVGEGYPALWAWSVSQPESFWSAFAEFAGVRMGGSPGAVCDGRPMPDTRWFPGRTLNFARHLLDGRDGQALITVAEDGSTEEISFDELRGRVGALAAHLRSLGVGHGDRVVAVLPNIPAAVIGLLATASIGAVWAVCAPEFGSGAIVSRFAQLEPKVLIAAPGYRLGGVDRDRGGEIAEVVAGLPTLEQVVWVGDSAPAVPIPDVGVPGAIWTDVVRDGVEPVYLEVEFSDPLWVLFSSGTTGIPKGIVHGHGGALLEELKLLILGGDVREGDRYFGVASTSWVVWNTLASAIGAGAVAVLVDGNPTFPTIDRVWQVAAQTRAAVIGVGAGFVHACAKEELSPGGDHDLSALREIQVTGSPLSSDGFRWVYRAVGDVWLVSMSGGTDIVGCFVGGAPTEPVRVGYIQAPALAVKVESWDAAGRPATGTGELVVTESMPSMPLRLWGDDDGARYRASYFDHYPGVWRHGDFIEFSERGIRILGRSDSTLNRNGIRLGSADIYAVVEALPEVAEAMVIGAEIGDEGYYMPLFLTLRAGADEQVVKDAVVAAIRKQLSPRYLPDEIIVVRGIPHTRTGKKLEVPVKRLLQGAALADVADLGSVDDAVLLAEYAALAREKAAQPARR, encoded by the coding sequence GTGATCGTCGACCCGTCTGCCGCGGAGGGCGAGATCATCTGGCGCCCTGATCCGTCTGAGACAGAGCGCAGCGGTACCGAGCGGTTCGCCGCGTTTCTGCGCGGCCGTGGCATCGCCGTCGGGGAGGGGTACCCGGCCCTGTGGGCCTGGAGCGTCTCGCAGCCGGAGTCGTTCTGGTCGGCGTTCGCCGAGTTCGCCGGGGTGCGGATGGGCGGATCCCCGGGGGCGGTGTGCGATGGGCGACCGATGCCAGACACGCGCTGGTTCCCCGGGCGCACCCTGAACTTCGCCCGGCATCTGCTCGACGGACGAGACGGGCAGGCGCTGATCACCGTCGCAGAAGACGGCTCGACCGAGGAGATCTCGTTCGACGAGCTCCGCGGGCGCGTCGGCGCGCTCGCCGCGCACCTGCGCTCGCTCGGCGTCGGCCATGGCGATCGAGTGGTGGCTGTGCTGCCGAACATCCCCGCGGCGGTGATCGGCCTGCTCGCGACCGCGTCGATCGGCGCGGTCTGGGCCGTCTGTGCGCCGGAGTTCGGTTCGGGCGCGATCGTGTCACGGTTCGCGCAACTCGAGCCGAAGGTGCTGATCGCTGCGCCGGGATACCGTCTCGGCGGGGTCGACCGTGATCGCGGCGGCGAGATCGCCGAAGTCGTGGCGGGACTTCCGACGCTCGAGCAGGTGGTGTGGGTCGGCGACAGCGCACCGGCCGTCCCGATCCCCGATGTGGGCGTGCCGGGTGCGATCTGGACTGACGTGGTGCGTGACGGCGTCGAGCCGGTGTACCTCGAGGTCGAGTTCAGCGACCCGCTCTGGGTGCTGTTCTCGTCGGGCACCACCGGCATCCCGAAAGGCATCGTGCATGGTCACGGCGGCGCGCTGCTCGAGGAACTCAAGCTCCTGATCCTGGGCGGCGACGTGCGTGAGGGCGATCGCTACTTCGGAGTGGCTTCCACCAGCTGGGTCGTCTGGAACACGCTCGCGAGTGCCATCGGGGCGGGAGCGGTCGCCGTCCTCGTCGACGGCAATCCCACCTTCCCGACGATCGATCGGGTGTGGCAGGTCGCGGCGCAGACGCGTGCCGCGGTCATCGGCGTCGGCGCGGGATTCGTGCATGCGTGCGCGAAGGAGGAACTGTCGCCCGGTGGCGATCACGACCTGTCGGCACTGCGCGAGATTCAGGTGACAGGCTCGCCGCTGTCGTCGGACGGCTTCCGCTGGGTGTACCGCGCGGTTGGCGATGTGTGGCTCGTCTCGATGAGCGGCGGTACTGACATCGTCGGATGCTTCGTCGGCGGCGCGCCCACCGAGCCGGTGCGAGTGGGATACATCCAGGCGCCCGCGCTGGCGGTGAAGGTCGAGTCGTGGGATGCCGCGGGCCGGCCGGCGACCGGAACGGGCGAGCTGGTCGTCACCGAGTCGATGCCGTCCATGCCGCTGCGACTGTGGGGCGATGACGACGGTGCGCGGTATCGCGCCAGCTACTTCGACCACTACCCGGGCGTCTGGCGCCACGGCGACTTCATCGAGTTCTCCGAACGCGGCATCCGCATTCTCGGGCGCTCCGACTCCACGCTCAACCGCAACGGCATCCGGCTTGGGTCTGCCGACATCTATGCGGTCGTCGAGGCACTGCCCGAGGTCGCCGAGGCGATGGTCATCGGAGCCGAGATCGGTGACGAGGGCTATTACATGCCGTTGTTCCTCACGCTACGGGCGGGCGCTGATGAGCAGGTGGTCAAGGATGCCGTCGTCGCGGCGATCCGCAAGCAGCTCTCGCCCCGGTATCTGCCCGACGAGATCATCGTCGTGCGCGGCATCCCGCACACGCGTACGGGCAAGAAGCTCGAGGTGCCCGTGAAACGTCTGCTGCAGGGCGCCGCCCTAGCGGACGTCGCAGACCTGGGAAGTGTCGACGATGCGGTCCTGCTCGCGGAGTATGCCGCGCTCGCGCGAGAGAAGGCTGCCCAACCCGCCCGTCGCTGA
- a CDS encoding TetR/AcrR family transcriptional regulator, with amino-acid sequence MAIRSEQSRQAILHSIMKLLDEREPDSMSIQQLSIERIAREAGVSKTTIYRWWPNKAAVIIDTFLENHILATPVRDDLPAIDALREHLTSLAAVYAGYEGRLMAQLIAECQYDPATLEEFKKHFWRPRREAVKVLIERAIEEGAMRGDRTADELAERIYAPIYFRLLFQEGSFDAASMRASFDLALEGLAAA; translated from the coding sequence ATGGCGATCCGGAGTGAGCAGAGCCGGCAGGCGATCCTGCATTCCATCATGAAGCTGCTCGATGAGCGCGAACCGGATTCGATGTCGATCCAGCAACTGTCCATCGAGCGGATCGCGCGAGAGGCCGGGGTGAGCAAGACGACGATCTACCGGTGGTGGCCGAACAAGGCCGCGGTGATCATCGACACCTTCCTCGAGAACCATATTCTCGCGACTCCGGTGCGCGACGACCTTCCCGCGATCGATGCGCTGCGCGAGCACCTCACGTCGCTCGCCGCCGTGTACGCAGGGTATGAGGGCCGGCTCATGGCGCAGCTGATCGCGGAATGCCAGTACGATCCCGCCACGCTCGAGGAGTTCAAGAAGCACTTCTGGCGGCCGCGACGCGAGGCGGTCAAGGTGCTGATCGAGCGTGCGATCGAGGAAGGCGCGATGCGTGGGGACCGGACGGCGGATGAACTGGCCGAGCGGATCTATGCGCCGATCTACTTCCGACTCCTGTTTCAGGAGGGGTCGTTCGATGCGGCATCGATGCGTGCGTCGTTCGATCTGGCGCTCGAGGGGCTCGCAGCCGCCTGA
- a CDS encoding fumarylacetoacetate hydrolase family protein, with product MTTAPTDQVSDGFAFGTFEADGGVFPGFVVADRVYDVRAVMPGIRQTGDLFAEWDAAIDAIAAVAEDAAALAGLEGRPLDAVRTLPPVQPVGPILAAGANYREHILQMSVAHRLGRSDATDDELWAEAAVENDERRRSGDPYVWTGIPSAVSGAYDDVRLPDVGEQIDWELELGVVIGRTAHRVAPEDAFDYVAGYTIVNDITSRTLVPRDDMALIGTDWFRAKNQPTFFPTGPYLVPARFVADPTALGIRLTLNGEVMQNATTDDLLFDIPSLISYASSVAILRPGDLLITGSPAGNGSHWKRFLRDGDVMEASITGLGAQRTVVRGPSGVLPPWQLSRER from the coding sequence ATGACGACTGCGCCCACTGACCAGGTGAGCGATGGCTTCGCGTTCGGTACATTCGAGGCCGACGGAGGTGTGTTCCCGGGGTTCGTCGTTGCGGATCGCGTCTACGACGTCAGAGCGGTGATGCCCGGCATCCGCCAGACTGGTGACCTGTTCGCGGAGTGGGATGCTGCGATCGACGCGATCGCCGCGGTGGCGGAGGATGCGGCGGCGCTCGCCGGCCTCGAGGGTCGTCCGCTCGACGCAGTGCGCACGCTTCCGCCTGTGCAACCCGTGGGGCCGATTCTCGCAGCCGGGGCGAACTATCGCGAGCACATCCTGCAGATGAGCGTCGCGCATCGGCTGGGGCGCTCCGATGCCACGGACGACGAGCTCTGGGCCGAGGCGGCGGTCGAGAACGACGAGCGCAGGCGGTCGGGCGATCCATATGTATGGACCGGCATCCCGTCGGCGGTGTCGGGGGCGTATGACGACGTGCGGCTTCCGGATGTGGGTGAGCAGATCGATTGGGAGCTCGAGCTCGGCGTGGTGATCGGTCGCACCGCGCACCGGGTGGCTCCGGAGGACGCCTTCGATTACGTGGCCGGGTACACGATCGTGAACGACATCACGTCGCGTACGCTGGTGCCGCGCGACGACATGGCGCTGATCGGCACGGATTGGTTCCGTGCGAAGAATCAGCCGACGTTCTTCCCGACCGGTCCCTATCTCGTTCCCGCCCGTTTCGTGGCGGACCCGACGGCGTTGGGGATTCGCCTGACGTTGAACGGAGAGGTGATGCAGAACGCTACGACGGATGATCTGCTCTTCGACATCCCGAGTCTCATCTCGTACGCGTCGTCGGTGGCGATTCTGCGACCGGGTGACCTGCTGATCACGGGATCGCCGGCAGGCAACGGCTCGCATTGGAAGCGGTTCCTGCGCGATGGTGACGTGATGGAGGCGAGCATCACCGGACTCGGCGCACAGCGTACGGTCGTGCGGGGGCCGAGCGGGGTGCTGCCGCCCTGGCAACTCTCCCGGGAGCGCTGA
- a CDS encoding nuclease-related domain-containing protein → MISEFLRVQADVAPRSALARVFGKSPLSADSRPWYLGALGELTVAERLAGLGPEWTVQHSVPIGTRGSDIDHLVIGPGGIFTLNTKFHEGARVWVASRRLLVNGQKTDHLRNARFEASRVSKILTREPDAVASASGIVVLVGVKQLTVKSRPEDVTVLRDAELVRWLRKRPATLSPERLAELVRVASDPQTWGGSRPTPDLAAFAALRRTVERARRVRLAWGTALLVAVPATLFGVSQLILQSLG, encoded by the coding sequence GTGATCTCGGAGTTCTTGCGCGTTCAGGCAGACGTCGCCCCACGCTCGGCTCTGGCGCGCGTGTTTGGCAAGAGCCCGCTGTCTGCCGACTCCCGCCCCTGGTATCTCGGCGCGCTGGGCGAGCTCACGGTGGCCGAGCGTCTCGCCGGTTTGGGTCCGGAGTGGACGGTGCAGCACTCCGTACCGATCGGCACCCGCGGCAGCGACATCGACCACCTCGTCATCGGACCGGGCGGCATCTTCACGCTCAACACCAAGTTCCACGAGGGCGCGCGCGTCTGGGTCGCCTCGCGGCGCTTGCTCGTGAACGGGCAGAAGACCGACCACCTCCGCAACGCGCGCTTCGAGGCGAGTCGCGTCAGCAAGATCCTCACGCGCGAGCCGGATGCTGTCGCATCAGCATCCGGCATCGTCGTCCTCGTCGGGGTCAAGCAGCTCACCGTCAAAAGCCGACCGGAGGACGTGACCGTGCTCCGCGACGCCGAGCTGGTTCGGTGGCTGCGCAAGCGGCCCGCGACGCTTTCGCCCGAGCGACTCGCCGAGCTCGTCAGGGTTGCGAGTGATCCGCAGACTTGGGGCGGTTCTAGGCCCACGCCAGACCTGGCTGCGTTCGCGGCACTCCGCCGCACCGTCGAGCGCGCACGACGCGTGCGGCTCGCGTGGGGCACGGCACTGCTCGTCGCGGTGCCGGCAACGCTCTTCGGCGTGAGCCAGCTGATCCTGCAATCGCTGGGCTGA